One window from the genome of Cucumis melo cultivar AY chromosome 12, USDA_Cmelo_AY_1.0, whole genome shotgun sequence encodes:
- the LOC103488472 gene encoding small RNA 2'-O-methyltransferase: METGGAGRKTVLTPKAVIHQKFGSKACYTIEEVHEPPQNGCPGLAIAQKGACLFRCNLELPDVSVVSGTFKRKRDAEQSAAELAIEKLGIHTRTNDLTSEEACDELVARINYLFSNEFLSALHPLSGHFRDAMQREGDCHCLVPISVIFAYDARICNLSKWIDPHMESNPYLVIPCILRAAAKLSESLSAPKGQLSLQRKNPYPSEVIASSVIEPSLSSKRSLIEVVHIPHFLDKPVESITLDLSPTGYYLDLIAKQLGLCDAAKVFISRPVGRASSETRLYFAASETFLSDLPSDLLDFKEALHFREPLNARATYLCGQDIYGDAILANIGYTWKSKDLSYENIGLQSYYRMLINKTPSGIYKLSREAMVTAQLPSMFTTKANWRGAFPRDVLCTFCRQQRLSEPIISSVGVIPSSSKSSDKQNLQVTDSKAVQEHANGGTIAENNGQVVESEDTFRCEVRIYSKNQELVLECSPKDTFKKQFDSIQNVSLKVLLWLDIYFKDLNVSLERLTSYADALSIQFNSQRFFQELASYRSFHSGLNSEVQEEISHKSKDLKFLCTYLGYGDSSLNIHGSDSGISPSNGSLVCISYNVSLKAEGVEVRETIEKNDDYEFEIGSGCVIPCLEAIVQQMSLGQSAYFCAELVPREFILAATLNSARILHLLDSSACCLEYSCTLIRVTEPLEARMEQALFSPPLSKQRVEFAVKYIKESHACTLVDFGCGSGSLLDSLLNYQTSLEKIVGVDISQKSLSRAAKILHSKLSTEPNNHVPRTPIKSAVLYDGSITDFDPRLCEFDIATCLEVIEHMEEDQAYLFGNLVLSSFCPKLLVVSTPNYEYNVILQGSNLSSQEGDPDDKTQLQSCKFRNHDHKFEWTREQFNHWARDLATRHNYSVEFSGVGGLGHMEPGYASQIAIFRRSETRRVHPIGDKAESAYRYQVIWEWNSRNK, encoded by the exons ATGGAAACTGGAGGAGCCGGGAGGAAAACAGTGCTTACGCCTAAGGCTGTTATTCACCAAAAGTTTGGAAGCAAGGCTTGCTATACTATTGAGGAAGTACACGAGCCGCCTCAAAATGGGTGCCCCGGGTTGGCCATTGCTCAGAAGGGAGCTTGTCTTTTTCGATGCAATTTAGAGCTTCCAGATGTTTCTGTTGTGTCAGGGACatttaaaagaaagagagatgCTGAACAATCTGCTGCAGAATTAGCCATAGAGAAG TTGGGCATACATACAAGAACCAATGATCTAACTTCAGAGGAAGCATGCGATGAATTAGTTGCTCGGATCAACTATTTATTTTCCAATGAG TTTCTTTCAGCCCTTCACCCACTCAGTGGTCACTTTAGAGATGCTATGCAGAGAGAAGGAGATTGTCATTGTTTAGTTCCTATCTCGGTTATTTTTGCTTATGATGCAAGGATTTGTAATTTGTCTAAATGGATCGATCCTCACATGGAGTCAAATCCATACTTGGTTATCCCATGTATCTTGAGGGCAGCTGCAAAATTATCTGAATCCCTTTCTGCTCCTAAAGGACAACTTTCACTTCAAAGGAAAAATCCTTACCCTTCTGAAGTTATAGCATCATCAGTTATTGAGCCCTCTCtttcttctaaaagatctttgaTTGAAGTGGTGCATATTCCACATTTTCTTGACAAGCCTGTAGAAAGTATAACCCTCGACCTTTCTCCAACTGGGTATTACCTGGATCTTATTGCCAAGCAACTTGGCTTGTGTGATGCAGCCAAGGTTTTCATCTCAAG GCCTGTTGGTAGAGCTTCCTCTGAAACAAGATTGTACTTTGCGGCTTCTGAAACTTTTCTATCGGATCTACCTTCAGATCTTTTAGACTTCAAAGAAGCTCTTCACTTTAGAGAACCATTGAATGCAAGAGCAACTTATTTATGTGGTCAAGATATATATGGAGATGCAATTTTAGCAAACATTGGGTACACGTGGAAGAGTAAAGATCTTTCTTATGAGAACATTGGCTTGCAATCATATTACAG GATGCTTATTAATAAGACACCAAGTGGTATTTATAAGTTGTCCAGAGAAGCAATGGTTACAGCACAGTTGCCTTCAATGTTCACCACAAAAGCAAACTGGAGGGGTGCCTTCCCAAGGGATGTCCTTTGTACGTTTTGTCGCCAGCAAAGATTATCTGAACCTATCATCTCTTCCGTAGGTGTTATACCATCATCTTCCAAGTCATCTGATAAACAGAACTTACAGGTAACTGATTCAAAAGCAGTGCAAGAACATGCAAATGGAGGCACAATTGCTGAAAACAACGGACAAGTGGTAGAATCAGAAGATACTTTCAGATGTGAAGTAAGAATTTATTCCAAAAATCAAGAATTGGTTTTGGAATGCTCGCCAAAAGACACCTTCAAGAAGCAGTTTGATTCAATCCAGAATGTTTCTTTAAAAGTTCTTTTGTGGTTGGATATATATTTCAAGGATTTAAACGTGTCTTTGGAGAGATTGACATCTTATGCTGATGCACTTTCCATTCAATTTAATTCCCAAAGGTTCTTTCAAGAATTAGCCTCCTACAGATCTTTTCATTCTGGTTTGAACAGTGAAGTTCAAGAGGAAATATCACATAAATCAAAAGACTTGAAATTTCTGTGTACCTATCTGGGATATGGAGATAGTTCTCTGAACATTCATGGTTCAGATTCTGGTATTAGTCCATCTAATGGATCATTAGTATGCATCAGTTATAATGTATCCCTCAAGGCCGAAGGTGTGGAAGTTAGGGAAACTATTGAAAAGAATGATGATTACGAGTTCGAGATAGGCTCTGGATGTGTTATTCCATGTCTTGAAGCAATTGTACAGCAGATGTCTCTTGGTCAGTCTGCTTATTTTTGTGCAGAATTGGTCCCTAGAGAGTTTATTTTAGCTGCAACTCTCAACTCTGCTAGGATACTCCACTTGTTAGATTCAA GTGCATGCTGCTTGGAATACTCATGTACTCTCATACGCGTTACGGAACCTCTGGAAGCCAGGATGGAACAGGCTCTTTTCAGTCCCCCACTGTCAAAGCAACGGGTGGAATTTGCTGTGAAATACATAAAAGAATCACATGCTTGTACATTG GTTGACTTTGGATGTGGCTCGGGGAGTCTCTTGGATTCTTTACTAAACTACCAGACATCTTTAGAAAAAATTGTTGGTGTTGATATCTCCCAAAAAAGTCTCAGCCGTGCCGCAAAG ATACTTCATTCAAAACTGAGTACAGAACCAAATAACCATGTACCTCGAACTCCCATCAAATCTGCAGTTCTTTACGATGGGTCCATCACAGATTTTGATCCACGATTGTGTGAATTTGACATTGCCACTTGCTTAGAG GTAATTGAGCATATGGAAGAAGATCAAGCGTATCTGTTTGGCAATTTGGTGTTGAGTTCATTCTGCCCCAAACTTCTTGTTGTTTCAACTCCGAACTACGAGTATAATGTGATACTCCAAGGATCAAATCTTTCAAGCCAAGAAGGGGATCCAGATGACAAAACACAGTTACAATCTTGCAAATTTCGCAATCACGATCACAAATTTGAGTGGACTAGGGAACAGTTCAATCATTGGGCAAGGGATTTAGCCACAAGGCACAACTACTCTGTAGAGTTCAGTGGGGTTGGCGGATTGGGTCACATGGAGCCGGGTTATGCTTCCCAAATTGCTATCTTCAGAAGATCCGAAACTCGACGTGTACATCCAATTGGTGATAAAGCAGAATCAGCTTACAGGTACCAAGTTATATGGGAGTGGAATAGCAGGAACAAATGA
- the LOC103488457 gene encoding uncharacterized protein LOC103488457 → MWANNGKNNFPCKGFLTPPPSWKSRPFRSPRMAPFSERKRSSPNFANKSDIFHVIHKVPAGDSPYVKAKQVQLIEKDPSRAVSLFWAAINAGDRVDSALKDMAVVMKQLDRSDEAIEAIKSFRHLCPYDSQESIDNVLIELYKRSGRIEEEIDMLQRKLKQIEDGTIFGGKRTKAARSQGKKVQITIEQEKARVLGNLAWAFLQLNNVYVAEDYYRKALSLEADNNKKCNLAICQILTNRLTEAKSLLQSVRASSGGKPMEESYAKSFERASHMLTEKESKSFNPTGNEEDNGTGTTITSKNTTGRAGHCVPQFAASTRWTHDDEQMYINENSRGNDPHWDCCDDKSIGAVNSSHNYLHSDKWIEGCCIDNLGKTVSSIPTKIKGNRNRDGLLRLVEESFNCCSLYTSPTPTKRNVEVPFTQPKNSFWEFNNRWRSKEGKQQQKRTRKVLFENPSRKDQTFDSGFVVDYSSESDELEPASNYKSKYRSAASNSIELEVPFTQPRSCSWGMNGGGNSRKTAEYFRSLLSSSSSRKLSFELPTTSTENTQAMTDSNLGRSKLSREISDEPQDLAGDCKRTSYGDIEYEEGTIPNDTMKIMEEHITDHKFKHNSPTVGGKKSWADMVEEEEEDSDDKNEDDTEETSSSSGRRQVNCFDDNWSSSSDNVEFKFNDENLTVHQEVEC, encoded by the exons ATGTGGGCAAACAACGGCAAGAACAATTTTCCCTGCAAGGGATTTTTGACCCCACCACCCTCGTGGAAATCGAGGCCGTTCCGGTCACCGAGAATGGCACCTTTCTCAGAGAGGAAAAGATCGTCTCCTAATTTTGCGAACAAATCTGATATCTTTCATGTCATTCACAAAGTTCCCGCCGGGGACTCTCCCTATGTTAAGGCTAAACAAGTTCAG TTGATAGAAAAAGATCCGAGTAGGGCTGTTTCTCTGTTTTGGGCGGCGATAAATGCCGGTGATCGAGTGGACAGTGCACTGAAAGACATGGCCGTAGTGATGAAGCAGCTGGACCGCTCTGATGAAGCGATTGAGGCGATCAAATCCTTTCGCCATCTCTGCCCTTATGATTCTCAGGAATCTATTGACAATGTATTGATTGAATTATACAAG AGGTCTGGAAGAATAGAAGAAGAGATCGATATGCTTCAACGCAAACTGAAACAGATCGAAGACGGCACGATTTTTGGTGGCAAGAGGACGAAAGCTGCAAGATCCCAGGGGAAGAAAGTGCAAATTACTATTGAGCAAGAGAAAGCAAG AGTTCTTGGCAACTTGGCCTGGGCTTTCTTGCAGCTGAACAATGTCTACGTTGCTGAAGATTATTACCG GAAAGCTTTGTCTCTCGAGGCAGATAACAACAAAAAATGCAATCTTGCGATCTGTCAGATCCTTACGAATCGGCTCACAGAAGCTAAATCTCTGCTTCAGTCTGTAAGAGCTTCTTCGGGAGGCAAGCCTATGGAAGAGTCATATGCCAAATCATTTGAACGTGCGTCTCACATGCTGACTGAAAAAGAATCGAAGTCGTTCAATCCAACAGGGAACGAAGAAGATAACGGCACTGGAACCACGATAACCTCGAAGAACACGACTGGTAGAGCTGGGCATTGTGTTCCTCAGTTCGCTGCATCCACAAGGTGGACTCATGATGATGAACAGATGTACATAAACGAAAATAGTCGGGGCAATGATCCTCACTGGGACTGTTGTGATGACAAGTCAATTGGAGCTGTGAATTCTTCACATAATTATTTGCATAGTGATAAATGGATTGAAGGTTGTTGCATTGATAATCTAGGAAAAACTGTCTCCAGCATTCCCACCAAAATCAAGGGAAACCGTAACCGAGATGGTTTATTGAGATTAGTAGAAGAGAGTTTCAATTGCTGCTCATTGTATACTTCTCCGACTCCAACCAAAAGAAATGTTGAAGTTCCATTCACTCAACCGAAAAACTCCTTTTGGGAATTCAATAATCGATGGCGGTCAAAGGAAGGGAAGCAACAGCAAAAAAGAACCAGGAAAGTTTTGTTTGAGAATCCTTCAAGGAAGGATCAAACTTTTGACAGTGGCTTTGTTGTAGACTATTCGTCTGAATCTGATGAACTCGAACCGGCTTCGAATTACAAGTCAAAATATAGGTCTGCAGCTTCTAATTCAATTGAACTGGAGGTTCCATTTACACAGCCAAGGAGTTGTTCATGGGGTATGAATGGAGGAGGAAACTCGAGAAAGACTGCCGAATATTTTCGAAGTTTGCTCAGCAGTAGTTCTAGTAGAAAACTTTCATTTGAGCTTCCCACAACAAGCACTGAAAATACTCAAGCAATGACTGATTCAAACCTTGGAAGATCTAAACTTTCCAGAGAAATCAGTGATGAACCTCAAGATCTTGCTGGAGACTGTAAACGGACTTCTTATGGAGATATCGAGTACGAAGAAGGCACAATCCCAAACGACACGATGAAGATAATGGAAGAACACATTACTGATCATAAATTCAAACATAACTCACCAACAGTAGGTGGGAAGAAGAGTTGGGCAGATatggttgaagaagaggaggaagacAGCGACGACAAGAACGAAGATGATACAGAAGAAACGTCGTCGTCAAGCGGCAGACGGCAAGTCAATTGCTTTGACGACAATTGGAGCAGCAGCAGTGACAATGTAGAGTTTAAGTTCAATGATGAAAATCTAACAGTGCATCAAGAGGTAGAATGTTAA